The sequence CTTGAGCGCACTCCACCGGCAGCGGTTCCGCACCCCTCCGGGTGGGGCAGACTGGGAAGGTGAGCATTTCGTCTGATTTGAGTCCCGCTGGAGACAACTCCGGGAGCGCCGCCGTCCGGCCCCCCTCGGACCGCCGCCCCCGGGTCGGGCTGCTGGGCACCGGTCCTTGGGCCCACCGGACCCACGCCCCCGCCCTCGCCGCCCACACCGGTTCCGAGTTCGCCGGAGTGTGGGGCCGCCGGCCCGAAGCCGCGGCCGAGCTCGCGCGGGCGTACGGCGTGAAGGTGTACGAAGACCCCGACGAGCTGTTTGCCGACTGTGACGTCGCGGCCTTCGCCCTGCCGCCGGACGTACAGGCTCCGCTCGCCGTCCGCGCCGCCGCCGCGGGCTGCCACCTGCTGCTCGACAAACCCGTCGCCACCGAGGTGGAGGACGCCCGGGCCGTCGCCGACGCCGTGAAGCGGCACGGCGTCGCCTCCGTCGTCTTCCTCACCCTCCGCTTCGCCGAGCCGACCTCCGGCTGGGTCGGGGAACAGGCCGCCCGCTCGGGCTGGTTCACCGCCGCGGCCCACTGGCTCGGCGCCGTCTTCCCGCCCGACGGCACGCCCAGTGCCTACGCCGACTCCCCCTGGCGCAAGGCCAAGGGCGGGCTGTGGGACGTCGGCCCGCACGCGCTGTCCGTCCTGATCCCGATCCTCGGCGAGGTCACCGAGGTCAGCGCCACCCGCGGCCCCTCCGACGTGGTCCAGCTGGCCCTGCGGCACTCCTCCGGCGCGGCCAGCACCGCCGTGCTCAGCCTGGGCGCGCCGCGCGCCGCCGCCGGGGTGGGCCTGGAACTGCGCGGGGCCGAGGGCGTCTTCACGCTGCCGGGCTGGAGCGACGTACCGGGCGCCTACGGGCGGGCCCTGGACGCGCTGCTCGACTCGGCCCGCACCGGGGTGCCGGACCCGCGCGGGGCGGAGTTCGGGGCGCGGCTGACGGAGATCCTCGCCGAGGCGCAGGACCAGCTCCCGGCGGGCTGACCGCCGTTCGCCGGGGCCCGGCGGCGGCGCCGCTCCCGCTCCGTTCGCCGGGCCGCTACTTGATGAAAGCGTTCGCCACGATGATGGCCAGGCCGATCGTGGCGTCCGCCAGGCCGATCAGCAGGGCGGAGCGCAGCCGGTAGCCCACCCGCAGCCGCCGTCACGAGCACCCAGCTGGCGTCGTAGAAGGGGGTGTACTCCCCGCCCTTCTGGTCCAGGGCGGCGAGCAGTCCACTGGCCAGGACCGTCCCGTAGACCCCGCCGAACATCCAGTCGGCACCGCGCCGGGGCCGCCGGAGGCCGCGTCAGCCCTTGCGGGACAGCGCCTCGCGGACGGCCTCCTCGGAGCGGGCGACCACGGCCGTGCCGTCCTCGGCGGTGATGATCGGGCGCTGGATGAGCTTCGGGTGCGCGGCCAGGTGGGCGATCCAGCGCTCCCGCGCCGCCTCGGTCTCCTCGCGCGGCAGCTCCCGTACCCCGGTCTCCCGGGCCAGCGGGTCCGAGGTGCGCGTGATGTCCCAGGGCTCCAGCCCGAGCCGCCCGAGCACCTCGCGGATCTCCTCCTCGGAGGGCACGTCCTCCAGGTAGCGGCGCACAGTGTACTCGGCACCCTCGGCGTCCAGCAGGGTCAGCGCGCTGCGGCACTTGGAACAGGCGGGGTTGATCCAGATCTCCATGCGCCCCAGCCTAGGGCGTCTCTTTCGGATCTTGCCGGGCCCGCGTTGCCCGGCACCGCGCCTCGCCGCGTTGTCGGGGCTCCCGAGTACGTCCAGTACTCGGGAGCCCCTCCGTCTTGCGATGCACGGCACCGGACAACGCGGGCTCGACCGACAAGATCCGAAAGAGACGCCCTGGCCAGGCCCGTCTGGCCAGGGGCTTCTGTCAGTGGCCCCGGGTAAAATCGAGGGAGAACGACAGGACGCCAACTACCGTTTGGGAGGCTGTAGATGGCCACTGCCACCATCGTCCAGCAGGTCAAGAAGAAGCCACTGCCCGCGGGTCTGCCCCGCGAGTGGTACGAGAGCCACAACCGCCGCCTCAAGGCGATGCGGCTGGCCATATCCCTGCTCGACTCGGGGACGTACGACGCTCAGCGCGCCACCAACCGGAAGATCCGGACCATGGCCGTCCGGACGGCCATCCGCCGCCCGTCCAACGTCACCTGCAAGATGGTGCGCGCCTTCATCCGCGAGGCGTAGACGAGTAAGCGGCCCGGTCCGTCAGCGCGGTACCTCCGGGAAGCCCGCCGGGGCTTCCCGGAGGCCCGGCGCGCCCGCGATCCCGTCCAGCGAGAGCAGCAGCAAGGCCACGTCGTCGCGCGGACCCCCGCCGGAGAAGGCCACCAGGTCCCGCCACACCGCCTCGACCAAACCCGCCGGGTCCCTCGACAGCACCGGCACCCGGGCGGCCAGCGGGTAGAAGTACCCCGCCGCGTCCCGGGCCTCCGTCACCCCGTCGGTGTACAGCAGCAGCCGGTCCCCGGCCGCCAGCCGCACCTCGGCCACCGTGGACGGGGCCGGCCCCGGGAGGCCCAGGCCCAGCGGCGGACCCGGCTCCACCAGCACCTCCTCGACCTTGGTCCCGCGCAGCAGCAGGGCCGGCGGATGCCCGCACGAGACGATCCGTACGCGGTCCCGCCCGGGCGGGAACTCCAGCAGCACCGCCGTCACGAACAGCTCCGGCTGCCCGGCGGACCCGTCCGCCGAAGGCGCCGCGTCCGCCAGCAGCCGCCGGTCCAGCCGGGCCGCCACCGCCACCAGCTCCGCGTCGTCCAGCGCCGCCTCCCGGAAGGACCCCAGCAGCCCCGCCACCGTGGCGACCGCGGCCAGCCCGTGGCCCTGCACGTCGGCGACCAGCGCCCGTACCCCGTACGGCCCCGCCCGTACGTCGTACAGGTCGCCGCCGACCAGGGTGCCCTGCTGAGCCGCCCGGTACAGCCCGGAGCAGCGCACCTGGCCCACCCGCGGCGGCACCGGCGGCAGCACCGCCAGCTGGGCCGCCTCGGCCACCGTCCGTACGCTGACCAGCTGGGCGTCCCGGCGCCGCCGCACCCAGGCGATCACCACGCTCAGCAGGCCGACCGCGGCGACCGTGGCCAGGTCGGAGCCGCGGGCATGGGCGACGCCGATGGCCGGCACGCCGAGCAGCAGCACCACCACCCCGGCGAAGAACGCCGTACCGGCGGCCCCGTACGCGAAGGCGGCCACCGGCGGCAGAGCGGCCAGGAAGTACCCCAGCTCCACGTCGCCCGGCGTGGCCATCTGCGCGAGCACCAGCACCAGCAGGGCCACCGCGGGCGCGAGCCGCGCCCAGCGCGGTGGTGGCTCGCCGCGCAGCCAGCCCGGCTCCTCGCGTCCGCGTCTCACCCCTCCACCCTCGTACCGGGGCCGCGCCCGCGCGACCCCGGGCCCGCCCCACGGGTGGCCGGGTGCCGCCGGGGCCGCGACAGTGGGGGCGTGACGGACGAAGAAGCCTCCGGCCGGACGCCGAGCCGGGCGCACGTCGAAGCCCACGGTTCCGGTGACGGCGGCACCAGCGCGGGGATCAGCACCCGGCTCAACTGGCTGCGCGCGGGTGTCCTCGGCGCCAACGACGGCATCATCTCCACGGCGGGACTGGTGGTCGGCGTGGCCGGTGCCACCACCTCCCGCCCGGCGATCCTGGCCGCGGGCGTCGCCGGGCTGCTGGCGGGCGCGCTGTCGATGGCGGCGGGGGAGTACGTCTCCGTCAGCTCCCAGCGGGACTCCGAACGGGCCGCGCTGGAGACGGAGCGGCGGGAGCTGGCCGCGGAACCGGAGGCCGAGCTGGAGGAACTGACCGATCTGCTGTCCCAGCGGGGCCTGAGCCGCGACGTGGCCCGGGAGGCGGCCGAACAGCTGACGGAACGGGACGCGCTGCGGGCCCACGCCCGCGTCGAACTCGGCATCGACCCCGACGAACTGGCCAACCCCTGGCACGCGGCCCTCGCCAGCCTCATCGCCTTCACCGTGGGCGCGCTGCTCCCGCTGCTGGCGATCATCCTGCCCGGCCCGTCCGTCCGCGTCCCGGTCACCGTGGTCTCCGTCCTCGCCGCCCTCACGCTGTGCGGAGTGCTCAGCGCGCGCCTGGGCGGCGCGCCGGTCCCGCGCGCGGTCCTGCGCAACGTGGCCGGCGGCGCCCTGGCGATGGCCGTCACGTACGCGGTGGGCACCTGGCTGGGCGCCACCACCTGACACGGCCTCCGCCGGCCCCCGGGGCTCCGCCCCGAACCCCGCGCCTCAATCGCCGGCGAGGCTCAAATCCGGGCTCAGCCCCGGACCCCCGCCTCAATCGCCGGCGAGGCTCAAATACCGGGGCTCCGCCCCGAACCCCGCGCCTCAAACGCCGGCGGGGCTCAAATACCGGGGCTCCGCCCCGAACCCCGCGCCTCAAACGCCGGCGAGGCTGGATTTGGCTCATGCCGCTTGCCATGTGCGGCTGGATCGCCCGCAGGGGCACAACCCAGCCCCGCCGGCGTTTGAGGCGCGGGGTCTGGGGCGGAGCCCCAGGTCCCGGCGGAGCCGGGCTACGGGGGCCGGGCCCCCAGGAGGCGAGGCCGGCCCGCCCCGCCCCGCCGCCCGCAACGCCCCGACCCGGCCCCGGATCCGCTGACGCCAGCGCAGCGACCCGGCCCCGGATCCGCTGACGCCAGCGCAGCGACCCGGCCCCGGATCCGCTGACGCCAGCGCAGCGACCCGGCAGGATGGGGTCATGCGTATAGCGGTCACCGGTTCCACCGGGCTCATCGGCAATGCCCTCGTACGGTCCCTCCGCGCGGACGGCCACGAGGTGGTCCGCTTCGTGCGCCGGGCGCCCGCCGCGGCCGACGAGGCCCGCTGGGACCCCGCGGGCGGTCACGTCGACCCGGTCGGGCTGACCGGTTGCGCGGCGGTCGTGCACCTGGCCGGGGCCGGGGTGGGGGACCACCGCTGGACCACCGCGTACAAGAAGGAGATCCGCGACAGCCGGGTCCTGGGCACCGCCACGCTGGCCACAGCGCTGGCCGCACTCGACGAGCCGCCCGCCGTGTTCGTCTGCGGCTCCGCCATCGGCTACTACGGGGACACAGGCGACCGGCCCGTGGACGAGGACGCCCCCGCCGGGCAGGGCTTCCTGCCATCGGTCTGCGTGGAGTGGGAGGCGGCCGCGGAACCGGCCCGCGCGGCCGGGATCCGTACCGTCTTCGCCCGTACCGGCCTGGTCGTGGCGGGCGAGGGCGGGGCCTGGGGACGGCTGTTCCCGATCTTCCGCGCGGGCATCGGAGGCCCGCTCGGCAACGGCCGCCAGTACTGGTCGTACATCTCCCTCCGGGACGAGATCGCCGCCCTGCGGCACATCATCGACACCCCCGGCATCGAAGGCCCCGTCAACCTCACCGGCCCCGAGCCGCTGACCAACCGCCAGGTCACCGCCGCCATGGGCCGGGTGCTGCACCGGCCCGCGCTGCTGCCCGTACCGGCCCCGGCCCTGCGGATCGTCCTCGGCAAGTTCTCCGAGGACGTGCTGGGCAGTCAGCGGGTCCTGCCCGCCCGGCTGCTGGAGTCGGGCTTCGTCTTCCGCGACCCCGGCATCGACGAGGCCATCCGCGCCGCGCTCTGAGCACCACATGCGACCGGTGTGCGACCGCCCGTGACCCGGATGCGACCGTTGTGCGACCGGAGTTGACCGGAATAGCCGACCGAACTCGGGTTCCCCTGGAGTCGGTTGGGGGAATGAGGATCCCCACACAGCCGCGCCGACCTCGGGGAGGGGCACGTGCTCAGCAGCGCACACCATGCCGCACACCATGCGGACGTCATCATCGTAGGAGCCGGAGTCTCGGGACTCGCGGCCGCGCACCACCTGATCGCGGCGGGGGTCACCGTCACCGTCCTGGAGGCCGCCGACGACCCCGGCGGCCGGATGGCCACCGAGTCGGCCGACGGGTTCCGGCTGGACCGGATCGGCCAGCTGCTCAACACCTCGTACACCGAACTGACCCGCACCCCCGGCCTGGAGGGCCTGACCCTGCGCCCCTTCGCGCCCGGGGTCCTGGTCCACACCGACGGCAAACAGCTCCGGGCCGGGGCGCTCACCCCGGCCCGCGCCCTGGCCAGCGGCTCCCTCGACCAGGCCCGGCTCAGCGCCGCCCTCGGGCGGCTCGCCGCCCTGCCGGAGGAGCGGCTGCTCGCCCGCCCCGAACGCACGGCCTCCGCCGCCCTGCGCTCGCGCGGCCTGCCGCCCCGCACCGTCAACGCGGTACTGCGGCCACTGCTCGCCACCCTGCTGCGCGATCCGGAGCTCACCACCTCCAGCCGCGTCGCCGACCTCGCCCTGCGCACCTTCGCCCGCGGCCGCCTCGCCGTGCCCGGGGGAGGGGCCGCGGCCCTGCCCGCCCTGCTCGCCGAGGGCCTGCCGCCCGGCACCGTCCGCACCGGCATCCGGGTCCGCTCGGTGGCGACCAACCTCGTCACCACCGAGGAGCACGGCGACTTCAGCTGCCGCTCGGTCCTGCTGGCCACCGGGGCCCGCGCCGCCGCCGGACTCCTGCCCGGCCTGCGCGTGCCCGCGTTCCACGAGGTCACCGTCCTGCACCACGCCACCGCCACACCCCTGCCCTGGGACGGCTCGCTGCTCCTGGACGGCGACCCCAAGTGGCCCGTGGCCCATACCGCCGTGATGAGCGCGGTCGACCCGACGCGGGCCCCGGCCGGCCGGAGCCTGGTCACCACCACCGTGCTCGGCCCGCCGCCGCCCGTGCGTACGGTCGCCTCCCGCCTGGCGCGGCTGTACGAGACCGCGACCCGCGAGTGGGAGCTCCTCGCCGTCCACCACACCCGGGAGGCCGTACCCGCCATGCCCCCGTCCCACGATCTGCGCCGGCCGGTACGCGTCGTGGCCGGGCTGTACGTGTGCGGCGACCACCGCGACACCAACACCGTGCAGGGGGCCCTGCGTTCCGCCCGCCGCGCCACCACCGCAGTACTGCGCGACTTCGGCATCCCCCTCCCGGCCACCCCAGAACCCGCCGTTCCGGTGGCGGCCTGAGAACCACCCGGGAACGCCGCCGGGGCTGGATTGCCCGCAGGGCAATTCCAGCCCCGCCGGCGTTTGAGGCGCGGGGGGCCCGGGGGCAGAGCCCCCGGCAGCCGACCCGCAGGGTCAAGACAACGCAGCCACCCGGTCCCGATAGGTCCGCACGGCAGACGCATCACGAAACGGCTCCAGCCGCCGCTCGAAGTCCCGTACGTACTCCACCGCCCGAACCGACCGCATCTCCATGGCCTGCTGCGCAGCCTCCGCACCCAGCGCGCACGCCTGGTCCAGCTCGCCCAGCCCCAGCCGGGCCGTGGCCAGCACCACCCGGCAGAACAGCCGGGACCGCGCGTAGGCCGGCGCCCGCAGCTGCAAGGACCGCTCCGCGTGCTGCGCCGAGGCCCGGTACTGCTGGAGGTCCCGGTGGCAGTGCCCGAACTCGTCGGCCAGCTGCGCCTCGTCGAAGAACCGGCCCCAG comes from Streptomyces sp. NBC_01408 and encodes:
- a CDS encoding Gfo/Idh/MocA family protein, with the translated sequence MLGTGPWAHRTHAPALAAHTGSEFAGVWGRRPEAAAELARAYGVKVYEDPDELFADCDVAAFALPPDVQAPLAVRAAAAGCHLLLDKPVATEVEDARAVADAVKRHGVASVVFLTLRFAEPTSGWVGEQAARSGWFTAAAHWLGAVFPPDGTPSAYADSPWRKAKGGLWDVGPHALSVLIPILGEVTEVSATRGPSDVVQLALRHSSGAASTAVLSLGAPRAAAGVGLELRGAEGVFTLPGWSDVPGAYGRALDALLDSARTGVPDPRGAEFGARLTEILAEAQDQLPAG
- a CDS encoding ArsC/Spx/MgsR family protein, yielding MEIWINPACSKCRSALTLLDAEGAEYTVRRYLEDVPSEEEIREVLGRLGLEPWDITRTSDPLARETGVRELPREETEAARERWIAHLAAHPKLIQRPIITAEDGTAVVARSEEAVREALSRKG
- a CDS encoding PP2C family protein-serine/threonine phosphatase; the protein is MRRGREEPGWLRGEPPPRWARLAPAVALLVLVLAQMATPGDVELGYFLAALPPVAAFAYGAAGTAFFAGVVVLLLGVPAIGVAHARGSDLATVAAVGLLSVVIAWVRRRRDAQLVSVRTVAEAAQLAVLPPVPPRVGQVRCSGLYRAAQQGTLVGGDLYDVRAGPYGVRALVADVQGHGLAAVATVAGLLGSFREAALDDAELVAVAARLDRRLLADAAPSADGSAGQPELFVTAVLLEFPPGRDRVRIVSCGHPPALLLRGTKVEEVLVEPGPPLGLGLPGPAPSTVAEVRLAAGDRLLLYTDGVTEARDAAGYFYPLAARVPVLSRDPAGLVEAVWRDLVAFSGGGPRDDVALLLLSLDGIAGAPGLREAPAGFPEVPR
- a CDS encoding VIT family protein, whose amino-acid sequence is MSTRLNWLRAGVLGANDGIISTAGLVVGVAGATTSRPAILAAGVAGLLAGALSMAAGEYVSVSSQRDSERAALETERRELAAEPEAELEELTDLLSQRGLSRDVAREAAEQLTERDALRAHARVELGIDPDELANPWHAALASLIAFTVGALLPLLAIILPGPSVRVPVTVVSVLAALTLCGVLSARLGGAPVPRAVLRNVAGGALAMAVTYAVGTWLGATT
- a CDS encoding TIGR01777 family oxidoreductase, producing the protein MRIAVTGSTGLIGNALVRSLRADGHEVVRFVRRAPAAADEARWDPAGGHVDPVGLTGCAAVVHLAGAGVGDHRWTTAYKKEIRDSRVLGTATLATALAALDEPPAVFVCGSAIGYYGDTGDRPVDEDAPAGQGFLPSVCVEWEAAAEPARAAGIRTVFARTGLVVAGEGGAWGRLFPIFRAGIGGPLGNGRQYWSYISLRDEIAALRHIIDTPGIEGPVNLTGPEPLTNRQVTAAMGRVLHRPALLPVPAPALRIVLGKFSEDVLGSQRVLPARLLESGFVFRDPGIDEAIRAAL
- a CDS encoding FAD-dependent oxidoreductase codes for the protein MLSSAHHAAHHADVIIVGAGVSGLAAAHHLIAAGVTVTVLEAADDPGGRMATESADGFRLDRIGQLLNTSYTELTRTPGLEGLTLRPFAPGVLVHTDGKQLRAGALTPARALASGSLDQARLSAALGRLAALPEERLLARPERTASAALRSRGLPPRTVNAVLRPLLATLLRDPELTTSSRVADLALRTFARGRLAVPGGGAAALPALLAEGLPPGTVRTGIRVRSVATNLVTTEEHGDFSCRSVLLATGARAAAGLLPGLRVPAFHEVTVLHHATATPLPWDGSLLLDGDPKWPVAHTAVMSAVDPTRAPAGRSLVTTTVLGPPPPVRTVASRLARLYETATREWELLAVHHTREAVPAMPPSHDLRRPVRVVAGLYVCGDHRDTNTVQGALRSARRATTAVLRDFGIPLPATPEPAVPVAA